The proteins below are encoded in one region of Paraburkholderia phenazinium:
- the mutY gene encoding A/G-specific adenine glycosylase yields the protein MPSRLTPSATATVPVLPIEPALADFSARLIGWQRQHGRHDLPWQNTRDPYRIWLSEIMLQQTQVSTVIPYYARFLARFPDVAALAAAPIDDVMALWAGLGYYSRARNLHRCAQAVVELQGGAFPASVEALAELPGIGRSTAAAIASFAFGARATILDGNVKRVLARVFGVEGFPGEKKVENAMWTLAESLLPSNASNDDVSAYTQGLMDLGATLCMRGKPDCERCPFAPDCVANVTGRQRQLPAARPKKAVPTRRTWMLVLCDGDTVMLEKRPPSGIWGGLWSLPEAADEAALAKRAREFGGDGAVSPLAPLTHTFTHFRLDIEPRIAELGRVAGGKTSLVLGDAETVWVALRDIDAYGVPAPVRKLLDGLHGSLL from the coding sequence ATGCCCTCCCGCTTAACGCCGTCCGCGACGGCCACCGTGCCTGTATTACCCATCGAGCCTGCTCTCGCTGATTTCTCTGCACGTCTGATCGGCTGGCAGCGTCAGCACGGCCGCCACGACCTGCCCTGGCAGAACACACGCGACCCCTATCGCATCTGGCTGTCGGAAATCATGTTGCAGCAGACCCAGGTGTCGACCGTGATTCCGTATTACGCGCGTTTTCTGGCGCGCTTCCCGGACGTCGCCGCGCTCGCCGCAGCGCCGATCGACGACGTGATGGCGCTGTGGGCCGGTCTCGGCTATTACTCACGTGCCCGCAACCTGCATCGGTGCGCGCAGGCGGTGGTCGAACTGCAGGGTGGGGCGTTTCCGGCTTCGGTGGAGGCGTTGGCCGAATTGCCGGGGATCGGCCGCTCGACCGCGGCGGCGATCGCGTCGTTTGCGTTCGGTGCGCGGGCCACGATTCTCGACGGCAACGTGAAGCGTGTGCTGGCCCGGGTGTTTGGCGTCGAAGGTTTCCCAGGCGAAAAGAAGGTCGAAAATGCCATGTGGACGCTGGCTGAATCATTGCTGCCGTCCAACGCCAGCAATGATGATGTGAGCGCCTATACACAGGGCTTGATGGATCTCGGCGCGACCCTGTGTATGCGCGGCAAGCCTGACTGCGAGCGCTGTCCGTTCGCGCCCGACTGCGTGGCGAATGTCACCGGCCGGCAGCGTCAACTGCCGGCCGCGCGGCCTAAAAAGGCTGTGCCGACGCGACGTACCTGGATGCTCGTGTTGTGCGACGGCGATACGGTGATGCTGGAAAAGCGGCCTCCGTCGGGTATCTGGGGTGGGCTGTGGAGCCTGCCGGAAGCGGCTGATGAAGCAGCGTTGGCGAAGCGGGCACGCGAATTCGGCGGCGACGGCGCGGTCTCACCGCTTGCGCCGCTTACACACACGTTCACGCATTTCCGGCTGGATATCGAGCCGCGCATCGCGGAACTGGGTCGTGTCGCAGGTGGCAAGACGTCGCTAGTGCTAGGTGATGCGGAAACCGTGTGGGTGGCGCTGCGCGACATCGACGCGTACGGCGTGCCGGCGCCGGTGCGCAAGCTGCTGGACGGTCTGCACGGGTCTTTGCTGTAG
- the mutM gene encoding bifunctional DNA-formamidopyrimidine glycosylase/DNA-(apurinic or apyrimidinic site) lyase translates to MPELPEVEVTRRGIEPYVSGRRVERVDVRTPALRWPIPADLARTLRGHVVHKVERRGKYLLFEIDDGWFIVHLGMTGTLRVLRNLPHLPAAAKHDHIDWIFDEFILRYRDPRRFGAVLWHSREDGDVLEHPLLAGLGVEPFSPAFSGALMHRETRGRKVSVKQALLAGEIVVGVGNIYASESLFRAGIRPTTPAGRVSLVRYGLLADAVRVTLAAAIEKGGSTLRDFVGSDGESGYFQLDYFVYDRAGLPCRVCGTPIKQIVQGQRSTYFCPTCQR, encoded by the coding sequence ATGCCAGAGTTGCCAGAAGTTGAGGTTACCCGACGTGGAATCGAGCCGTACGTCTCCGGACGCCGGGTCGAGCGCGTCGACGTTCGCACCCCCGCGCTGCGCTGGCCGATTCCGGCAGACCTTGCGAGAACCTTGCGGGGCCACGTGGTGCACAAGGTCGAACGGCGCGGCAAGTACCTGCTGTTCGAAATCGACGACGGCTGGTTCATTGTGCACCTGGGCATGACTGGCACGCTGCGCGTGCTACGCAACCTGCCGCATCTGCCGGCTGCTGCGAAACACGACCATATCGACTGGATTTTCGACGAGTTCATTCTCCGCTATCGCGACCCGCGACGCTTTGGGGCCGTCCTTTGGCACTCGCGCGAAGACGGCGATGTGCTCGAGCATCCGCTGCTGGCCGGCCTCGGGGTCGAACCGTTTTCGCCTGCTTTTTCCGGCGCGCTGATGCACCGGGAGACGCGCGGGCGCAAGGTCTCCGTCAAGCAGGCGCTGCTGGCGGGGGAGATCGTGGTGGGGGTGGGCAATATTTACGCGTCCGAAAGCCTGTTTCGCGCCGGTATCCGGCCCACCACGCCCGCTGGCCGTGTTTCGCTGGTCCGCTACGGGTTGCTCGCGGATGCGGTGAGAGTCACGCTTGCTGCCGCGATCGAAAAAGGCGGCAGCACGCTGCGCGATTTCGTCGGCAGTGACGGTGAAAGCGGTTATTTCCAGCTCGATTATTTCGTCTATGATCGCGCGGGGCTGCCATGCCGTGTGTGCGGTACGCCGATCAAACAGATCGTGCAAGGGCAGCGCTCGACCTACTTTTGTCCTACCTGCCAGCGCTAA
- a CDS encoding RNA polymerase factor sigma-54 yields the protein MKASLQLRLSQHLALTPQLQQSIRLLQLSTLELQQEVAMAISQNPLLENEDDWIASPLRVAADGSLIAQAPNNAAPEQMGNGSSSSSSSSSSSSSEGGESGEPQGVDEYNGLASDSNGDSSQWNLEDYGRSGTASDDDDLPPLQIHESSTSLRDHLMAQLRVTQASQRDRALITFLIESLDDDGYLTATLEEVQADLPEELEVDLDELNAALALLHSFDPAGVGARSASECLKLQLLRLDGSATRTLALEIVAHHLELLAARDFTRLRKHLKASDDDLRDAHVLIRSLEPFPGAAYGKAEADYVVPDIMVRKIGQSWQAELNPEVVPKLRINHLYANILRNNRGDPGSGSLRQQLQEARWLIKNIQQRFETILRVAQAIVERQKSFFVHGEIAMRPLVLREIADTLGLHESTVSRVTTGKYMLTPFGTLEFKYFFGSHVSTDTGGAASSTAIRALIKQLIGAENTKSPLSDSRIAELLAEQGFVVARRTVAKYREALRIPAVNLRKSL from the coding sequence ATGAAAGCCAGCCTACAACTCCGCCTGTCGCAGCATCTTGCGCTGACACCTCAACTGCAACAGTCCATCCGGCTGCTGCAGCTGTCTACGCTTGAGCTGCAGCAGGAGGTCGCGATGGCGATCTCCCAGAATCCTCTGCTCGAAAACGAGGACGACTGGATCGCGAGCCCCCTGCGCGTCGCCGCAGACGGCTCGCTGATCGCCCAGGCGCCCAACAACGCCGCGCCGGAGCAGATGGGCAACGGCTCGTCGTCCTCCTCCTCGTCGTCGTCCTCCAGCAGCAGTGAAGGTGGCGAAAGCGGCGAGCCGCAGGGTGTCGACGAGTACAACGGTCTCGCGTCCGACAGCAACGGCGATTCGTCCCAGTGGAATCTGGAGGACTACGGCCGTTCCGGTACCGCCTCCGACGACGACGACCTGCCGCCGCTGCAGATTCACGAATCGAGCACCTCGCTGCGCGATCACCTGATGGCGCAACTGCGCGTCACCCAGGCAAGCCAGCGTGACCGGGCGCTGATCACGTTTCTGATCGAGTCTCTGGACGACGACGGCTACCTGACCGCGACGCTGGAAGAAGTGCAGGCTGATCTGCCGGAAGAACTGGAAGTCGACCTGGACGAACTGAACGCCGCACTCGCGCTGCTGCATAGCTTCGATCCGGCCGGCGTGGGCGCACGGTCCGCTTCCGAGTGCCTGAAGCTGCAATTGCTGCGCCTCGACGGCTCGGCCACCCGCACGCTCGCCCTCGAGATCGTGGCTCACCATCTTGAACTGCTTGCCGCACGCGATTTCACGCGTCTGCGCAAACATCTGAAGGCAAGCGACGACGATCTGCGCGATGCACACGTGCTGATCCGCTCGCTCGAACCGTTCCCCGGCGCCGCCTACGGCAAGGCCGAGGCCGACTACGTCGTGCCCGACATCATGGTGCGCAAGATCGGTCAAAGCTGGCAGGCCGAGCTGAACCCGGAGGTCGTGCCGAAACTGCGTATCAATCATCTGTACGCAAACATTCTGCGGAACAACCGCGGCGATCCGGGCAGTGGATCGTTGCGTCAGCAACTCCAGGAAGCCCGCTGGCTGATCAAAAATATCCAGCAACGCTTCGAGACGATCCTGCGAGTGGCGCAGGCTATTGTCGAGCGTCAAAAGAGCTTTTTTGTGCATGGCGAAATTGCCATGCGGCCCTTGGTTTTGCGGGAAATTGCTGATACGCTGGGCCTACACGAGTCAACTGTCTCGCGTGTGACAACCGGTAAATACATGCTGACCCCATTCGGGACGCTTGAATTTAAGTACTTCTTCGGATCACACGTTTCGACGGACACGGGCGGCGCTGCCTCTTCAACGGCCATTCGCGCGCTCATCAAGCAACTGATAGGAGCGGAAAACACCAAATCTCCTCTTTCAGACAGCCGCATAGCCGAACTGCTGGCGGAGCAAGGATTCGTGGTCGCACGGCGCACCGTAGCGAAATACCGCGAAGCCCTCAGGATCCCGGCAGTCAACCTGCGCAAGTCTCTTTAG
- a CDS encoding LON peptidase substrate-binding domain-containing protein: MSSTSVLADVPLFPLHTVLFPDGLLPLKIFEARYLDMARECLREKTPFGVCLLKSGGEVALPDEPSVPEAVGCLAEIGECDVETFGMLLIRARGTRRFRLLSHRVEASGLLVGMAESLPDDVPLEGNELLAKFGACAEVLERIIATIRERDPDSLPFAEPFKLEDPTWVSNRLSEVLPIALRARQKLMELPDAGARIDVVHHYMQQHQLL; this comes from the coding sequence ATGTCCTCTACTTCTGTGCTTGCCGATGTGCCGCTGTTTCCGCTGCACACGGTGCTGTTTCCCGATGGGCTGCTGCCCCTGAAGATTTTCGAAGCGCGCTATCTGGACATGGCGCGCGAGTGTCTGCGCGAAAAGACTCCGTTCGGCGTATGTCTGCTAAAAAGCGGTGGTGAAGTGGCGCTTCCGGACGAGCCCTCCGTGCCTGAAGCGGTCGGCTGTCTGGCGGAGATCGGGGAGTGCGATGTCGAAACCTTCGGCATGCTGCTGATCCGCGCGCGTGGCACGCGGCGCTTCCGGCTGCTATCGCATCGCGTGGAAGCGAGCGGTCTCCTGGTGGGCATGGCGGAGTCGTTGCCGGACGACGTACCGCTCGAAGGCAACGAACTGCTGGCCAAATTTGGCGCTTGCGCGGAAGTACTGGAGCGGATCATCGCAACAATCCGCGAGCGCGATCCGGATAGCCTGCCGTTCGCGGAACCGTTCAAACTCGAAGACCCGACGTGGGTGTCAAACCGGCTCTCAGAAGTGTTGCCTATTGCCCTGCGGGCGCGGCAAAAGCTGATGGAGTTGCCGGATGCCGGGGCGCGCATCGATGTGGTTCATCACTACATGCAGCAGCATCAGTTGTTGTGA
- the lptC gene encoding LPS export ABC transporter periplasmic protein LptC, with protein MNQFRFTSLIPLIAMAALAGITWWLLQATAPPPHEGEVKPKEHTPDYFADNFSVSELDQSGATQYRLTATNLVHYEDNELSDLIKPAIRAFQPGKPIVTATGDTGTVNGDASIVDLYDHARILRAAGDGDPAMQADSQHFRVLVNDDVIETEKPVKLQRGLSVMTASGMNYNNVTRVMQLFGNVRGAIAASDASGGSLKQPG; from the coding sequence ATGAACCAGTTCCGCTTCACTTCGCTGATCCCGCTCATCGCGATGGCTGCGCTCGCCGGTATCACGTGGTGGCTGCTGCAGGCCACCGCGCCGCCGCCGCACGAAGGCGAGGTCAAGCCGAAAGAACATACGCCCGATTACTTTGCCGATAATTTCTCGGTGTCCGAACTGGATCAGTCGGGCGCCACGCAGTACCGGCTGACGGCCACGAACCTCGTCCATTACGAAGACAATGAACTGAGCGATCTGATCAAGCCGGCTATCCGCGCCTTCCAGCCGGGTAAGCCGATTGTTACGGCGACCGGCGACACCGGCACGGTGAACGGCGATGCCTCGATCGTCGATCTGTACGACCACGCCCGCATCCTGCGCGCAGCCGGTGACGGCGACCCGGCGATGCAGGCTGATTCCCAGCATTTTCGGGTACTGGTCAACGACGATGTGATCGAGACCGAAAAGCCGGTTAAACTTCAGCGCGGCCTGTCAGTCATGACGGCCAGCGGCATGAACTACAACAACGTCACCCGGGTCATGCAGCTGTTCGGCAATGTCCGTGGCGCGATCGCCGCGTCCGACGCGTCCGGCGGCTCCCTGAAGCAACCCGGGTAA
- the lptB gene encoding LPS export ABC transporter ATP-binding protein — MSSVNSVNSPSLPHRKPAGTSSSLVVRNLKKRYGSRTVVKDVSLDVKSGEVVGLLGPNGAGKTTSFYMIVGLVPLDAGEIDLDGKSISLLPIHKRASLGLSYLPQEASVFRKLTVEENIRAVLELQLDESGKRLNKDTITTRTEALLDELQIAHLRGNPALSLSGGERRRVEIARALATNPSFILLDEPFAGVDPIAVLEIQKIVKFLKQRNIGVLITDHNVRETLGICDHAYIISDGSVLAAGAPGDIIENENVRRVYLGEHFRM, encoded by the coding sequence GTGAGCTCAGTAAACTCCGTCAATTCACCTTCCCTTCCCCACCGCAAGCCGGCGGGGACCAGTAGCTCGCTGGTGGTTCGCAATCTGAAGAAGCGCTATGGCTCGCGCACGGTCGTCAAGGACGTGTCGCTCGACGTCAAGAGCGGTGAAGTGGTCGGACTGCTCGGCCCGAACGGCGCCGGCAAGACAACCTCGTTCTACATGATCGTGGGCCTCGTGCCGCTCGACGCCGGTGAAATCGATCTGGACGGCAAATCGATCAGCCTGCTGCCTATCCATAAGCGCGCCTCGCTCGGGCTGTCGTATCTGCCGCAGGAAGCGTCGGTATTTCGCAAGCTCACCGTCGAAGAGAACATCCGCGCGGTGCTGGAACTGCAGCTTGACGAAAGCGGCAAGCGGCTCAACAAGGACACCATCACCACCCGCACCGAAGCACTGCTTGATGAGCTGCAGATTGCGCATCTGCGGGGCAATCCGGCGCTGTCGCTGTCGGGCGGCGAGCGCCGCCGCGTGGAAATTGCACGCGCGCTGGCGACTAACCCGAGTTTTATTCTGCTCGACGAACCGTTCGCCGGCGTCGATCCGATCGCAGTGCTGGAAATCCAGAAGATCGTCAAGTTCTTGAAGCAGCGCAACATCGGCGTCCTGATTACGGACCATAACGTGCGCGAAACGCTCGGCATCTGCGACCACGCCTACATCATCAGCGACGGCAGCGTGCTGGCCGCCGGTGCGCCTGGCGACATCATCGAAAACGAAAACGTGCGGCGCGTCTATCTGGGCGAGCACTTCCGCATGTAA
- the hpf gene encoding ribosome hibernation-promoting factor, HPF/YfiA family, which yields MNLQISGHHLEVTPALREYVITKLDRVLRHFDQVIDGSVVLSVDNHKEKVKRQKVEINLHLKGKDIFVESCDGDLYAAIDLMIDKLDRQVIRHKDRLQGHQHDAIKYQELAPQLDVPPQ from the coding sequence ATGAACTTGCAGATCAGTGGACACCATCTCGAAGTAACGCCAGCGTTGCGAGAATACGTGATCACCAAACTGGATAGGGTGCTAAGACATTTCGATCAGGTGATCGATGGCAGTGTGGTCCTCTCGGTCGACAACCACAAGGAAAAGGTAAAGAGGCAAAAGGTTGAAATCAACCTGCATCTGAAGGGTAAGGACATCTTTGTCGAGAGCTGTGACGGCGACCTGTACGCCGCGATCGATCTGATGATCGACAAGCTCGACCGGCAAGTCATTCGTCACAAAGATCGCCTGCAGGGTCATCAGCACGACGCGATCAAGTATCAAGAGCTGGCGCCGCAACTGGACGTGCCGCCGCAATAA
- a CDS encoding KdsC family phosphatase, which translates to MAAAPLSANERARRVKLMIFDVDGVLTDGGLMFTAEGDTMKSFHSMDGHGAKLLREAGIETAIITGRKSGIVAVRAKELKITHLYQGIENKPEAFADLLRQTGRTPEECGYMGDDWVDLGVMLKVGFAAAPANSHPEVIARAHWVSEARGGHGAVREVCDTLLRAQNKYDELLAKACSGGEQQGLVG; encoded by the coding sequence ATGGCCGCCGCGCCCCTCTCCGCTAACGAACGCGCACGCCGCGTGAAGCTGATGATTTTCGACGTCGACGGCGTGCTGACCGACGGCGGACTGATGTTCACCGCCGAGGGCGACACGATGAAGTCGTTCCATTCGATGGACGGCCACGGCGCGAAGCTGCTGCGCGAAGCCGGCATCGAGACGGCGATCATTACAGGCCGCAAGTCGGGCATCGTCGCCGTACGCGCCAAGGAACTGAAGATCACGCATCTGTACCAGGGCATCGAAAACAAGCCGGAAGCGTTTGCCGATCTGCTCAGGCAGACTGGCCGCACTCCTGAGGAATGCGGCTATATGGGCGACGACTGGGTCGATCTCGGCGTGATGCTGAAGGTCGGCTTCGCTGCGGCGCCCGCCAATTCGCATCCGGAAGTAATCGCACGGGCTCACTGGGTCAGCGAGGCGCGCGGCGGTCACGGCGCCGTGCGCGAAGTGTGCGACACCCTGCTGCGGGCGCAAAACAAGTACGACGAACTGCTTGCCAAGGCGTGCAGTGGCGGTGAGCAGCAGGGCCTCGTCGGATGA
- the rapZ gene encoding RNase adapter RapZ — protein sequence MRIILITGISGSGKSVALNALEDAGYYCVDNLPPRFLPQLASYLAADGYDRLAVAIDARSSASLDDMPAMIRDLSREHDVRVLFLNASTQSLIQRFSETRRRHPLSGSASHDADVGLLTSLEEAIERERELVGNLAEFGHQIDTSNLRANVLRAWVKRFIEQEHSGLVLMFESFGFKRGVPLDADFVFDVRTLPNPYYDHQLRPLTGLDKPVIDFLGALPVVHEMMGDIETFLAKWLPHFRDDNRSYLTVAIGCTGGQHRSVFIAETLAARLAKQANVIVRHRDAPVDVGESSKLVA from the coding sequence ATGCGCATTATTCTGATCACCGGTATTTCCGGCTCCGGCAAATCCGTTGCACTGAACGCGCTTGAAGACGCTGGCTACTATTGCGTCGACAATCTGCCGCCGCGCTTTCTGCCGCAACTCGCCTCCTACCTCGCAGCAGATGGTTACGACCGTCTCGCCGTTGCAATCGACGCGCGTTCCAGCGCCTCGCTCGACGACATGCCCGCGATGATTCGCGACCTGTCGCGCGAACACGATGTGCGTGTGCTGTTTCTGAACGCCAGCACGCAATCGCTGATTCAACGCTTTTCCGAAACACGCCGCCGCCATCCACTCTCCGGTTCGGCCTCGCACGATGCAGACGTGGGCCTGCTCACGTCGCTCGAAGAAGCGATCGAGCGCGAGCGCGAACTGGTCGGAAACCTGGCTGAGTTCGGCCACCAGATCGATACCAGCAACCTGCGCGCGAACGTGTTGCGCGCATGGGTCAAACGCTTTATCGAACAGGAGCACAGTGGCCTCGTGCTGATGTTCGAGTCGTTTGGTTTCAAGCGCGGCGTGCCCCTCGACGCGGATTTCGTATTCGACGTGCGCACGCTGCCCAACCCGTACTACGATCATCAATTACGCCCGCTTACGGGACTCGACAAACCGGTCATCGATTTCCTCGGTGCTCTGCCCGTCGTGCACGAAATGATGGGCGATATCGAGACGTTCCTCGCGAAGTGGCTGCCGCACTTTCGCGACGATAACCGCAGCTATCTGACTGTGGCAATCGGTTGCACGGGCGGTCAGCACCGCTCCGTTTTCATTGCCGAGACGCTCGCCGCGCGTCTTGCCAAGCAGGCCAATGTGATCGTGCGGCACCGCGATGCGCCGGTCGACGTCGGCGAATCATCGAAGTTAGTGGCTTAA
- the hprK gene encoding HPr(Ser) kinase/phosphatase, whose product MDTSSINAQSIFDDNAAMLKLSWLTGHEGWERGFSAETVANATSSADLVGHLNLIHPNRIQVLGDAEVDYYQRQSEEDRSRHMAELIALEPPFLVVAGGVAAPPELVLRCTRSSTPLFTTPMSAAAVIDSLRLYMSRILAPRATLHGVFLDILGMGVLLTGDSGLGKSELGLELISRGHGLVADDAVDFVRLGPDFVEGRCPPLLQNLLEVRGLGLLDIKTIFGETAVRRKMKLKLIVQLVRRPDGEFQRLPLESQTVDVLGLPISKVTIQVAAGRNLAVLVEAAVRNTILQLRGIDTLRDFMDRQRLAMQDPDSQFPGKLI is encoded by the coding sequence ATGGATACGTCCAGCATCAACGCCCAAAGCATTTTCGACGACAACGCCGCCATGCTGAAACTCAGCTGGCTGACGGGGCATGAAGGCTGGGAGCGTGGCTTCTCGGCGGAAACGGTCGCCAATGCCACCTCGAGCGCCGACCTTGTCGGCCACTTGAACCTGATCCACCCGAACCGGATCCAGGTGCTCGGCGACGCCGAAGTCGACTATTACCAGCGCCAATCCGAAGAAGACCGCTCGCGCCACATGGCCGAGCTGATCGCCCTCGAGCCGCCGTTTTTGGTGGTGGCGGGCGGGGTCGCTGCGCCGCCGGAGCTGGTTCTGCGCTGCACACGTTCATCCACGCCGCTGTTCACTACGCCAATGTCGGCCGCAGCGGTAATCGACAGCCTGCGTCTGTACATGTCGCGCATCCTGGCGCCGCGCGCCACGTTGCACGGCGTGTTTCTGGATATTCTCGGCATGGGCGTGCTGCTCACCGGCGACTCAGGTCTCGGCAAGAGCGAACTCGGCCTCGAACTGATCAGCCGCGGTCACGGCCTTGTCGCCGATGATGCGGTAGATTTCGTGCGCCTTGGGCCAGATTTCGTCGAAGGCCGTTGCCCGCCGCTGCTGCAAAACCTGCTGGAAGTGCGCGGCCTCGGGTTGCTCGATATCAAGACTATTTTTGGTGAAACCGCCGTACGGCGCAAAATGAAGCTGAAGCTGATCGTTCAGCTCGTGCGCCGTCCGGATGGCGAATTTCAGCGTCTGCCACTGGAAAGCCAGACCGTCGACGTGCTTGGTCTGCCTATCAGCAAAGTCACCATTCAGGTTGCGGCCGGCCGCAACCTCGCGGTGCTGGTGGAAGCCGCCGTGCGCAACACAATCCTGCAACTGCGCGGCATCGACACGCTGCGCGACTTCATGGATCGGCAGCGCCTCGCCATGCAGGACCCGGACAGCCAGTTTCCCGGCAAGCTGATCTGA
- the lptA gene encoding lipopolysaccharide transport periplasmic protein LptA translates to MNESFHRFDTGRARTLSACRAGLAALLLALPFIGFAPPAHAERADKDKPLNIEADNMTYDDLKQVNIFTGHVVATKGTIVIKADRVEVTQDPQGYQYATGTSSGGNLSYFRQKREGLDEYVEGTAIRIDYDGKQDLTTLTTDATVNRLQGLSTLMDTVHGSVITYDGQNDFYTAKAGKDVAGPGNPSGRVRAMLAPRNGGAAPLTGASATLVPSNKIQGTPPQ, encoded by the coding sequence ATGAACGAATCGTTCCACCGTTTTGATACCGGCCGCGCGCGCACCTTGTCTGCGTGCCGGGCCGGACTTGCCGCGCTGCTGCTCGCGTTGCCCTTCATCGGCTTCGCGCCGCCGGCGCACGCCGAACGCGCCGACAAGGACAAGCCGCTCAATATTGAAGCGGACAACATGACGTATGACGACCTGAAGCAGGTCAACATCTTCACCGGGCATGTGGTGGCCACCAAAGGCACGATCGTCATCAAGGCCGATCGTGTCGAGGTGACCCAGGATCCGCAAGGCTATCAGTACGCTACCGGCACTTCGAGCGGCGGCAACCTGTCGTATTTCCGCCAGAAGCGCGAAGGCCTCGACGAGTATGTCGAAGGCACGGCCATCCGCATCGACTACGACGGCAAGCAGGACCTCACCACGTTGACGACCGACGCCACGGTGAACCGTCTGCAGGGCCTCTCGACGCTGATGGACACGGTCCACGGCAGCGTCATCACCTATGACGGCCAGAACGACTTCTACACCGCCAAGGCGGGTAAGGACGTCGCCGGCCCGGGCAACCCGAGCGGCCGTGTGCGCGCGATGCTGGCGCCGCGCAACGGCGGCGCCGCGCCGCTGACCGGCGCCTCCGCTACGCTCGTGCCGTCCAACAAGATCCAGGGAACCCCGCCCCAGTGA
- the ptsN gene encoding PTS IIA-like nitrogen regulatory protein PtsN yields the protein MERHSNATARSIQATFPPANMNRLAKFLPLENVVVGLSVTSKKRVFEQAGLIFENQNGIARSTVTDNLFARERLGSTGLGEGVAIPHGRIKGLKQPLAAFVRLAEPIPFESPDGQPVSLLIFLLVPEQATQQHLEILSEIAQLLSDRETRERLHTEENREALHRLLTQWQP from the coding sequence ATGGAACGCCACTCAAACGCCACAGCGAGGAGTATCCAGGCCACGTTTCCGCCTGCCAACATGAATCGTTTAGCCAAATTTCTTCCCCTCGAAAACGTCGTCGTCGGACTATCGGTCACCAGCAAGAAACGCGTCTTCGAGCAAGCGGGCCTGATTTTCGAAAACCAGAACGGCATCGCTCGCAGCACGGTCACTGACAATCTGTTCGCGCGCGAGCGCCTCGGGTCGACCGGTCTTGGCGAAGGCGTGGCGATTCCGCACGGCCGGATCAAAGGCTTGAAGCAGCCGCTCGCCGCCTTCGTGCGCCTCGCCGAGCCCATCCCCTTCGAATCGCCGGACGGTCAGCCGGTGTCGCTGCTGATCTTCCTGCTGGTACCCGAGCAAGCCACCCAGCAACACCTCGAAATTCTCTCGGAAATCGCCCAGTTGCTGTCCGATCGCGAGACGCGCGAACGGCTGCATACGGAAGAAAACCGCGAAGCATTGCATCGACTGCTCACTCAGTGGCAACCTTGA